The Hippocampus zosterae strain Florida chromosome 10, ASM2543408v3, whole genome shotgun sequence genome contains the following window.
ATGAAAATGAAACGCATATAAGAATCACAAGTCGTGCTCTTTCATGCACAGCGTTCCCCACAATACAACAATGACGTCCTGAATGATGACTCACCTCGCAGAGCATGATACCGAACGAGAAGATGTCCACCCTCTCATCGTAACTCTTTCCTGGGGAAGAACAAAAACAGATTCAAGTTCAAAGTGATTATCCGACATGGATTTTGACACAAAAAGTCGATAATCAAGAGGTCTGCCTCAATAAGATGCAAACAAGTTTCTCCTCATTCATACCGTGGATCATTTCGGGAGCCATCCAGTAAGGGTTCCCCACCACCGTGTACCTCTTCCTCCGATCGGGTCTCTTCAGACCCGACAGTTTCCCCTGCGAAAACTTCTCCTCGTGTTTATCGTCCACCATGAGGCGCGCCAATCCAAAGTCTGCCACCACCACTGTGTTGttcttcacaaacacacacacacacacaagatgtcCGCTATTCAGTATTCGTTGCCGTTGGAGGTTTCGAATAAAATCAAGGAATATCTTGGCGAGCGCGGCACATTAAAGCGCAATCTGCTGCTTGAGATTTCACATCTTCACTTGAGTTAACTTCTCTCTGACGCCACTAAAcctgaacagtgcacaaagagttcGTACCTCCCGGACAAGACAGTTGTGAGAGTTCAGATCTCGGTGGATGATGTTCATGGAATGCAGATAGGACTACAACGACAGACAAGAAAACAAACGTTGGTAGTGTTagtaaaaataatttcactTCGAGGGGCCGACATTGTGACAGCAGAAATTCCCGAGTCATGCGGGACTTTGGTCATTGTGCCAATGGGAAGCCAAATAAACGACAAACAATGAACTTATCCGGCTGGAATTTGTGAACCGTTGACATGCGTGTTCAACTCACCATCCCAGCGGCGATGTCCTTGGCAAAACCGACCCTCTGGTTCCAAGGGTAGTTGCTATCCTGGGAGAGGAAATTCACTGTCAGATGATACAGATCAAGCTCGATCCTGAAAAATGATTTGGACGTTTCCCCTTCTCCAAACACGGGAATTTCCTctcaccattttcttgatgatTTCCCTCAAGGTGCCGCCCTTGATGTACTCTGCGATGAAGTTCAGTCGCTTGTCTTTGTAGAGGACGCCGATGAATTTAAGCACATTGGGGTGATCCAAGCAACGCATGACCTTCACCTGACGAGACATTCGCATGACAAGTTTGTGACTTTTAACGTCAACAGCTGGCCAGATTAACGTAACGGTGTAAATTTTCCGCGCTCAGTTTTCGACTTCACGGGTGCTTCCTAAACTGTTACAAGAATTAAATAGAAACTTCTTGTTGTGTGTCATAATGAGAGACGTTTAGCAGAATCGCATTTATCTGCACCACCTCTACAGCTTGCCTGGGATTGAACGTGTGGAGCCTGAAAGGGAGTGAACGGGGCAGCTTTAAAGAGGCtgaaaaatggagcaatttttgtgtcttttaaatCAGtatgacgctttttttttcatttattcaaaCACATTTAACTCCTTCACATTTGTAGCTGCACATGAATAATCACAACATGACTGCATGGAGGACGCATAAATGATCTGGTTCCATTTATGAAGGTCAACATCAGTGTCTGCAAGTTGCTTGTTAGCCGCTAGGTGGCACTAGTATATTTGGTCTGTCGCCAATGAAGCATTGCGCTGACATTGCAGCATTGGGCAGCCTACTTCCTCCACCGTCAACCACTTCAGGACGTTATTCTACGAAGTTCACTCCTCTGTTTGGCTCTGAAGCATCACTGTGGACGCCACCTACTGTCATCACGGCGGCTGGGCCGAATCGCTAAGCAAGCACCTTTGAGGTCATTCTCGCCTAGAAAAAACCAATTCACTTGACCCGCCTTTATGCGCTGATGACAATTTTGCACCAAGGCGTTCCTTTTACACCCAGAGGCGAAGACAAAGGTCATCACATTTAGTCCACAtggtgaactaaagagggcTTAAACATTGGCTCACCTCTTTCAGGAATGTTCTTTGCGTTTCATCATCGAAGCGAATCAGCTCTTTCATGACCATCACCTCTCCAGTCTCCCTGTGGGTCACCTAGAAAAGTAGAGATGGGCCAAGTGAAGCCTCATGAAGCAACCATGAACCAACTCTCTACACACGTCGCTGCAACTAAACAGAATGAATCTCAACTGTGTGACTGACGATTTATGGACGTTCTCTCTCCACACAGCCCCAAACGAGACGTCAGTTTCCCCTGGTCAGGTTGACACGCGTCTCGAAACGGGACTTCATTTTCCACGCCCACTTTTACTCTACACAAGCTTTGAAACACCgtttaaaaaatcttttgggGCCCTTCACTAGTTAAGGACAACTGGAGTTAATCCTCGGCATAGGGCGATGCTTCCATTTTCTACGTCGCTTCTGTAATTTGAGGATATGAGTACAAAACGCACCATCTCTCAAAAAACAGGATAAGGCGTACTCCATTTAAATGTAATAGCATTGAATGTACCTTGATGGCCTGTCCGAAGCAGCCCTTCCCAAGCACTTCTccgtggatgaggtcagatggaCGGAAGATGCGGTGTGTCCGGTTGGAGACGACTCGAAGCGACTCCGAGCGGTTGATGTCTTTCCTCGGCGAGATGGGGGACGCGGCTTTGCTGGACCCTGGCGACTTATCGATGCTGTAGCTCCGCCTGCAGAAATTCATCCAGAAAACATTTTGGGATGGGATCCAGAAACTGTAAATCTAGTCCAATAGTTTTTACACCAACATTGTCCATTGGTCATCTATCTACaaataagaaaagaaagcaTCTTACGTGACAAGGCGTGATTTCAGGTTGCTCACGTCAGGTATTGGAGATTGGGTGATAGGCAGGATGGGCAAGATGGGGCTGGGCAGCGGAGGGGACAACGGGCCATCCGCCTGCTCTGAAGTGCTCCCCTCTTGCACCCGACTGTGAGGGTCGTGTTCGATGGTGAGCTGGAGCAAGCGACTCGTCTCCTGAATGAGCAGGTCGATCTGAGAAGGCGCACGCTGAAAGGTCAGTTTAACATGACAGTACAAGCAATTGCGGATAGGTGAAGAAATGGTCATGCAATATGTTCACAGTGAGTCCTTGGCATATGTCCGCTGACTTCTATTGTGGTGTTATGTATTGACTGCAAGTACAGTCcatttacaaaattaattggttctggaagaaatttctttaaacatttgtaagtagagacgcttttaccatgtaaatgccctaatccgttccaagcccccccaaaattcagtcataaatgtttcctaaagcataaaatgcatcaaaatatgtaaccaaTACTTGTAACAAttagattattcattcatcttccgtaccgcttgatcctcactagggtcgcggggggtgctggagcccatcccagccttctccgggcagtaggcgggggacaccctgaatcggttgccagccaatcgcagggcacacagagacgaacaaccatccacgctcacattcacacctagggacaatttttagagcgtccaatcagcctgccatgcatattt
Protein-coding sequences here:
- the limk1a gene encoding LIM domain kinase 1a isoform X3, with amino-acid sequence MVGDLFFWSFCCLRLWKRDKKVAGEQKYHPECFTCLNCRTFIGDGDTYALVERSKLYCGHCYYETIVTPVSLPDSPCSRIPHTVTLVSIPASAEGANGCRGRGFSVAIDQSLSPNEDCSPELGRTVRVSQVDTDCISPDVKNSIHVGDRILEINGTPIHNVPLDEIDLLIQETSRLLQLTIEHDPHSRVQEGSTSEQADGPLSPPLPSPILPILPITQSPIPDVSNLKSRLVTRSYSIDKSPGSSKAASPISPRKDINRSESLRVVSNRTHRIFRPSDLIHGEVLGKGCFGQAIKVTHRETGEVMVMKELIRFDDETQRTFLKEVKVMRCLDHPNVLKFIGVLYKDKRLNFIAEYIKGGTLREIIKKMDSNYPWNQRVGFAKDIAAGMSYLHSMNIIHRDLNSHNCLVRENNTVVVADFGLARLMVDDKHEEKFSQGKLSGLKRPDRRKRYTVVGNPYWMAPEMIHGKSYDERVDIFSFGIMLCEIIGRVNADPDYLPRAVDFGLNVSGFLEHYCPPDCPTAFFPIAAVCCDLDADKRPAFSKLEGWLENLKMHLDMGLPLVSEMEQLHKAFWEKNNITRAENGLHVHTEQQE